Proteins from a genomic interval of Niabella soli DSM 19437:
- a CDS encoding four helix bundle protein — MAAIKRFEDLDIWLEARELCKQIHLIVTNTGLKSDYKLRDQIKGSSGSIMDNIAEGFERNGNNEFRQFLSIAKGSAGETRSQLYRVLDCEYIDEQQFTILKSKAEGLSGKISNFITYLNNNNFKGSKFQTGTKP, encoded by the coding sequence ATGGCCGCAATAAAAAGATTCGAAGATCTGGACATATGGCTGGAGGCACGTGAGTTGTGTAAACAGATACACCTCATCGTAACAAACACCGGTCTCAAAAGCGACTATAAGTTGCGTGATCAGATCAAAGGATCATCAGGTTCTATAATGGATAATATAGCTGAAGGTTTTGAGCGAAATGGCAATAATGAATTCCGGCAATTTCTTTCTATTGCCAAAGGGTCTGCAGGAGAAACCCGCTCACAGCTTTATCGTGTTCTGGATTGTGAATACATTGATGAACAACAATTCACAATTCTAAAAAGCAAAGCGGAAGGGCTTAGTGGTAAAATAAGCAACTTTATAACATATCTAAATAATAATAATTTTAAAGGCTCAAAATTCCAAACGGGTACCAAACCTTGA
- the sufB gene encoding Fe-S cluster assembly protein SufB, which yields MSMETDQLLHSNLATEPDVIENHVNSEYKYGFVTDIEMEAAPKGLNEDTIRFISGKKNEPEWMLEWRLKAFAQWQKMNPPHWANLTYPTIDFQDIIYYAAPKQKIKPKSLDEVDPELIKTFEKLGISLDEQKRLSGVAVDAVIDSVSIGTSFKDQLGELGIIFCSISEAIQEHPELVRKYLASVVPVTDNFYAALNSAVFSDGSFCYIPKGVRCPMELSTYFRINAENTGQFERTLIVADEGAYVSYLEGCTAPMRDENQLHAAIVEIVAMDNAEVKYSTVQNWYPGDKEGKGGIYNFVTKRGICKGINSKISWTQVETGSAITWKYPSVILQGDNSTGEFYSVAVTNNFQQADTGTKMLHIGKNTKSRIVSKGISAGKSQNSYRGLVRVGKNASNARNFSQCDSLLLGDKCGAHTFPYIEVKNNTGVVEHEATTSKIGEDQIFYCNQRGIDTEKAVALIINGFAKEVMNQLPMEFAVEAQKLLAISLEGSVG from the coding sequence ATGAGTATGGAAACTGATCAATTATTACACAGCAATCTAGCCACAGAACCAGATGTTATTGAAAATCACGTAAATAGCGAGTATAAGTATGGTTTTGTTACAGATATTGAAATGGAAGCAGCCCCCAAAGGGCTGAATGAAGATACCATTCGTTTTATCTCTGGAAAGAAAAATGAACCCGAATGGATGCTGGAATGGCGCTTAAAAGCTTTTGCCCAATGGCAAAAAATGAACCCACCGCATTGGGCCAACCTTACCTACCCCACCATCGATTTTCAGGACATTATTTATTATGCGGCGCCCAAACAAAAAATAAAGCCCAAAAGCCTGGATGAAGTAGATCCGGAACTGATCAAAACTTTTGAAAAACTGGGCATCTCCCTGGATGAACAAAAACGCCTTAGCGGCGTTGCGGTGGATGCAGTGATCGATAGCGTATCCATTGGTACTTCCTTTAAAGACCAACTGGGCGAACTGGGCATCATTTTCTGTTCCATCAGCGAAGCCATCCAGGAGCACCCGGAGCTGGTGCGCAAATACCTGGCTTCTGTAGTGCCGGTGACTGATAATTTTTATGCCGCCCTGAACTCAGCAGTGTTTAGCGACGGTTCCTTCTGTTATATTCCCAAAGGCGTTCGCTGCCCCATGGAGCTTTCGACCTATTTCCGCATCAACGCCGAAAATACCGGCCAGTTTGAACGAACCCTGATCGTGGCCGACGAAGGCGCTTATGTAAGTTACCTGGAAGGCTGTACCGCTCCCATGCGGGATGAGAACCAGCTCCATGCAGCAATTGTAGAGATCGTTGCCATGGACAATGCAGAAGTAAAATATTCAACGGTGCAAAACTGGTACCCCGGCGATAAAGAAGGCAAAGGCGGTATTTACAATTTTGTAACCAAGCGCGGTATTTGTAAAGGGATCAATTCAAAAATATCCTGGACGCAGGTAGAAACCGGCTCCGCCATCACCTGGAAATACCCCAGCGTAATTTTACAGGGCGATAACTCCACCGGCGAATTCTATTCCGTAGCCGTTACCAATAATTTTCAGCAGGCGGATACCGGTACCAAAATGTTGCACATCGGCAAAAACACAAAAAGCCGTATTGTATCAAAAGGGATCTCTGCCGGTAAAAGCCAGAACAGCTACCGCGGCCTGGTGCGGGTGGGCAAGAACGCGTCCAACGCGCGCAACTTCTCGCAGTGCGACTCCTTGTTATTGGGCGACAAATGCGGGGCCCATACCTTCCCATACATCGAAGTAAAAAATAATACAGGGGTGGTAGAGCACGAGGCCACTACTTCCAAGATCGGGGAAGACCAGATCTTCTATTGTAACCAACGGGGCATTGATACGGAAAAAGCCGTAGCGCTCATCATCAACGGGTTTGCAAAAGAAGTGATGAACCAGTTGCCGATGGAGTTTGCGGTGGAAGCACAAAAGCTGCTGGCGATCAGCCTTGAGGGGTCAGTTGGATAG
- a CDS encoding sodium-translocating pyrophosphatase, with translation MQHLIYLVPLMAIIGLIYTLLKYRWVVNQDAGTPRMQEISRHISEGAMAFLKAEWKILAYFVIIVAILLGLLANANPHSNWMIAISFIIGSVLSATAGYIGMKAATLANVRTANAARSSLARALNVSFGGGAVMGVGVAGLAVLGLGGLYIVLKHYFAPDAALNSVEMLKTIEVLTGFSLGAESIALFARVGGGIYTKAADVGADLVGKVEAGIPEDDPRNPATIADNVGDNVGDVAGMGADLFGSYVATVLATIVLGQQINVPEGADFLGGYSPVVLPMLIAGVGILFSIIGTFFVKISENAGINTKTVQKALNMGNWGSIILTAVASAGLVYWILPNQMELRGFTFTKTGVLGAIIVGLLVGALMTIITEYYTAMDKRPVNSIIKKSSTGHATNVIGGLAIGMESTFLPILVLAAGIVASYKCAGLYGVAIAAAAMMATTAMQLAIDAFGPIADNAGGIAEMSELPKEVREKTDVLDAVGNTTAATGKGFAIASAALTALALFAAFVGIAMPDNQHIDIYKANVLASLFLGAMIPFIFSSLAIRAVGEAAMAMVEEVRRQFRTIPGIMEGTGTPEYDKCVAISTEASIKKMIIPGAIAIVSPIIIGFLPGFGAEALGGFLAGATVSGVLLGMFQNNSGGAWDNAKKSFEKGVEINGEIFHKKSDPHKASVTGDTVGDPFKDTSGPSMNILIKLMSIVSLVIAPTLAQIGGSTAKQNPVPVKQDTTKTTVHKTGSAALVKAVSYK, from the coding sequence ATGCAACATCTCATTTATTTAGTGCCTCTTATGGCGATTATTGGCCTTATTTACACCTTGCTAAAATACCGGTGGGTTGTTAACCAGGATGCAGGCACACCAAGGATGCAGGAGATAAGCAGGCACATCAGTGAAGGCGCCATGGCTTTTCTTAAAGCGGAATGGAAGATCCTTGCTTATTTCGTTATCATTGTAGCCATCCTGCTGGGCCTGCTGGCCAATGCCAACCCGCATTCTAACTGGATGATCGCTATTTCATTTATCATCGGATCCGTATTGAGCGCCACAGCGGGTTATATAGGCATGAAAGCCGCCACGCTTGCCAATGTACGTACCGCTAATGCAGCCCGCAGCAGTTTAGCCAGGGCCTTAAACGTATCCTTCGGCGGAGGCGCCGTAATGGGCGTTGGCGTTGCCGGACTGGCGGTTTTGGGCCTGGGCGGATTATACATTGTACTGAAACATTATTTCGCTCCCGATGCTGCCCTGAATTCTGTAGAAATGCTTAAGACCATTGAAGTACTGACCGGGTTCTCGCTGGGGGCAGAATCCATTGCCTTGTTTGCGCGCGTGGGGGGAGGTATTTATACAAAAGCGGCCGATGTTGGCGCCGACCTGGTGGGAAAAGTAGAGGCAGGTATTCCGGAAGATGATCCCCGTAACCCCGCAACTATTGCGGATAACGTGGGCGACAACGTAGGCGATGTAGCCGGGATGGGCGCCGATCTCTTTGGATCTTATGTGGCCACGGTTTTGGCAACGATCGTACTGGGACAGCAGATCAATGTTCCCGAGGGTGCTGATTTCCTGGGCGGCTACTCCCCAGTAGTGTTGCCGATGCTGATCGCGGGCGTGGGCATACTGTTCTCGATCATTGGAACCTTCTTTGTAAAAATCAGCGAAAACGCCGGCATCAATACTAAAACAGTTCAGAAAGCGCTGAACATGGGTAACTGGGGCTCTATTATTCTGACGGCCGTTGCTTCTGCGGGGCTGGTGTACTGGATCCTTCCCAACCAAATGGAATTACGCGGTTTTACCTTTACCAAAACCGGGGTATTAGGCGCCATCATTGTTGGACTGCTGGTAGGCGCGCTCATGACGATCATTACAGAATATTATACGGCCATGGACAAACGGCCGGTAAACTCGATCATAAAAAAATCTTCTACCGGGCATGCTACCAACGTGATCGGCGGGCTGGCCATTGGTATGGAATCTACCTTCCTTCCTATCTTGGTGCTGGCAGCCGGTATTGTGGCCTCTTATAAATGTGCCGGTCTGTATGGTGTTGCCATTGCAGCGGCAGCGATGATGGCCACTACTGCCATGCAACTGGCTATTGATGCCTTTGGCCCTATTGCGGATAACGCCGGCGGGATCGCAGAAATGAGCGAGCTGCCCAAAGAAGTGCGCGAGAAAACAGACGTGCTGGATGCCGTTGGAAATACTACCGCCGCAACCGGCAAGGGCTTTGCCATTGCTTCAGCAGCATTAACGGCCCTGGCGCTTTTTGCCGCTTTTGTGGGTATTGCCATGCCGGACAACCAGCATATTGATATTTACAAAGCGAACGTACTCGCCAGTCTTTTCTTAGGAGCCATGATCCCGTTCATTTTCTCCTCTCTTGCAATACGTGCCGTTGGGGAGGCCGCTATGGCGATGGTGGAAGAAGTAAGACGGCAGTTCCGTACCATCCCCGGGATCATGGAAGGTACCGGCACGCCTGAATATGATAAATGCGTGGCGATCTCTACAGAAGCCTCTATTAAAAAAATGATCATTCCTGGAGCGATCGCGATCGTATCCCCGATTATCATTGGTTTTCTTCCTGGTTTTGGGGCGGAGGCCCTGGGGGGCTTCCTGGCCGGCGCTACCGTTTCGGGCGTGTTACTGGGTATGTTCCAGAATAACTCCGGAGGCGCCTGGGACAATGCAAAAAAATCTTTTGAAAAAGGCGTGGAAATAAACGGCGAGATCTTTCATAAAAAATCCGATCCGCATAAAGCTTCTGTTACCGGTGATACCGTGGGAGATCCGTTTAAAGATACTTCCGGCCCGTCTATGAATATCCTCATCAAACTGATGTCGATCGTTTCGTTGGTGATCGCTCCCACACTTGCCCAGATCGGGGGCAGCACGGCAAAGCAAAATCCCGTGCCTGTTAAACAGGACACTACAAAAACAACCGTTCACAAAACAGGAAGCGCCGCCTTGGTTAAGGCTGTGTCTTATAAGTAA
- the sufD gene encoding Fe-S cluster assembly protein SufD, whose product MDTITYFKERFEKLQGNQLDSSLKTLRDGAFNAFEQTGIPTIKHEEWKYTRINDFFNKDYHFTTDIKEKQFQAAELKPFLLPGHEEANVIVFINGHYHPEHSVLRSEELEIISLSEAAQNQYAAIVEQHLGHSADYHKDGINALNTAFIQEGVFVHIQKGKTVNHPVYIYNVTDARSGNIFAQPRALVHVGENAQVEMLETFATVGADESFTNQVFEIVVEEGAVLNLCKIQNDAPNSTIVSTTHVHQVGKSVANVVTISLSGGLVRNNLNMVMSAPRCEANLTGLYLQNGHTHVDNHTVVDNRQPNCLSNELYKGIMDGHSTGVFNGKIFVRQIAQKTNAYQTNKNILLSENASVNTKPQLEIFADDVKCSHGCTVGQLDDEALFYLKSRGISEATARALLLRGFALDVLEKIQSDDVRAYVDVLVNKSLNIR is encoded by the coding sequence ATGGATACAATAACATATTTTAAAGAGCGTTTTGAAAAATTGCAGGGAAATCAGTTGGATTCCAGCCTGAAAACCTTGCGCGACGGTGCGTTCAATGCGTTTGAACAAACCGGCATCCCCACCATAAAGCACGAAGAGTGGAAATATACCCGGATCAATGATTTCTTTAACAAAGATTATCATTTTACAACCGATATAAAAGAAAAACAATTCCAGGCAGCGGAATTAAAACCTTTTTTGTTGCCCGGGCATGAAGAAGCCAATGTAATTGTTTTTATAAACGGCCATTACCATCCCGAGCACTCTGTGCTACGCTCAGAAGAGCTCGAGATCATTTCTTTGTCGGAAGCTGCGCAGAACCAGTATGCCGCCATTGTGGAACAACATCTGGGGCATAGCGCCGATTATCATAAAGACGGCATCAACGCGTTAAATACGGCTTTTATACAGGAAGGAGTATTTGTGCATATTCAGAAAGGAAAAACGGTGAACCATCCCGTTTATATTTATAATGTTACTGACGCCCGCAGCGGCAATATTTTTGCACAGCCCCGGGCCCTGGTGCATGTAGGTGAAAATGCACAGGTAGAAATGCTGGAAACCTTTGCTACCGTAGGCGCCGATGAAAGCTTTACCAACCAGGTTTTTGAGATCGTTGTTGAAGAAGGTGCGGTATTGAACCTGTGCAAGATCCAGAACGACGCGCCCAATTCCACTATTGTGAGCACTACCCATGTGCACCAGGTGGGAAAGAGTGTGGCAAATGTGGTAACCATTTCTTTAAGTGGCGGGCTGGTGCGCAACAACCTCAACATGGTGATGTCGGCTCCCCGGTGCGAAGCCAATCTTACCGGCCTGTACCTGCAAAACGGGCATACCCATGTAGACAATCATACCGTGGTGGATAACCGCCAGCCCAATTGCCTGAGCAATGAACTGTATAAAGGCATTATGGACGGGCACTCCACCGGCGTATTTAATGGTAAAATTTTCGTACGCCAGATTGCGCAAAAAACCAATGCCTACCAAACCAATAAAAACATTTTACTCTCAGAAAACGCATCGGTTAATACCAAACCTCAATTAGAGATTTTTGCAGATGATGTAAAATGCTCACATGGTTGCACCGTAGGCCAGTTGGATGACGAGGCGTTGTTTTACCTGAAGTCGCGCGGTATTTCGGAAGCAACCGCCAGGGC
- the sufC gene encoding Fe-S cluster assembly ATPase SufC — protein sequence MLSIKNLRAGIEGREILKGINLNVKAGEVHAIMGPNGSGKSTLASVLAGKQDYEVTGGSVTFEGKDLLELAPEQRAGEGIFLSFQYPVEIPGLSTTNFMKTAVNEVRKYRGQDELDAVSFLKKMKEKMALVEIDQSMLSRSLNEGFSGGEKKRNEIFQMAMLEPRLAILDETDSGLDIDAIRIVANGVNKLRTPENGILVITHYQRLLDYIVPDFVHVLYNGRIVKSGTKELAYELEERGYDFIKSEVA from the coding sequence ATGTTAAGTATTAAAAACCTGCGTGCAGGTATTGAAGGCAGAGAAATTTTAAAAGGTATTAATTTAAATGTGAAGGCGGGTGAAGTGCACGCCATCATGGGACCCAATGGTTCGGGCAAAAGCACGCTGGCCTCTGTATTAGCGGGCAAACAGGATTACGAAGTAACCGGCGGTTCTGTAACCTTTGAAGGCAAAGACCTTTTAGAACTGGCTCCGGAACAACGTGCCGGTGAAGGCATCTTCCTGAGCTTTCAATACCCCGTAGAGATCCCGGGTTTAAGCACGACCAATTTTATGAAGACCGCGGTGAACGAGGTCCGCAAATACCGTGGGCAGGACGAGCTGGATGCTGTTTCTTTCCTCAAAAAGATGAAAGAAAAAATGGCCCTGGTAGAGATCGATCAATCCATGCTAAGCCGTTCTTTAAACGAAGGGTTCTCCGGTGGGGAAAAGAAACGGAATGAGATCTTCCAGATGGCGATGCTGGAACCCCGGCTGGCGATCCTGGATGAAACGGATTCCGGTCTGGATATAGACGCCATCCGCATTGTGGCAAACGGAGTGAACAAATTACGTACGCCTGAAAATGGTATATTGGTCATTACCCACTATCAACGCCTGCTGGATTATATCGTTCCGGATTTTGTGCATGTATTGTATAACGGACGTATCGTAAAATCCGGCACTAAAGAACTGGCTTACGAGCTGGAAGAAAGGGGATATGATTTTATAAAAAGCGAAGTAGCGTAA